In Granulicella sp. L56, the following are encoded in one genomic region:
- a CDS encoding VOC family protein, whose translation MGSKYEGHDSNASIDERSETIGLRLEAVVIPVSDVDRAKEFYGRLGWRLDADFPFENGFRVVQFTPPGSGCSLQFGTKITSATPGSAQGLYLIVSNIEAARDELFAHGAKVSDVFHAGTPGAQFEPVGATGRIEGVAPDRAGYSSFVTFSDPDGNGWLLQEVTTRLPGRIDPAETAFTSVDHLATALRRAAAAHGQHEKRIGHADTNWPDWYAEYMVREQSGVELPR comes from the coding sequence ATGGGAAGTAAGTATGAAGGTCATGACAGCAATGCGAGCATCGACGAGAGATCAGAAACAATCGGTCTAAGACTAGAGGCGGTCGTCATTCCAGTCTCGGACGTCGACCGAGCAAAGGAATTCTACGGGCGCCTTGGGTGGAGGCTCGACGCAGACTTTCCGTTCGAGAACGGATTTCGGGTGGTCCAATTCACGCCGCCCGGTTCAGGGTGCTCGCTGCAATTCGGCACGAAGATAACGTCCGCTACGCCTGGTTCAGCCCAAGGCCTCTACCTGATCGTCTCCAACATCGAAGCTGCGCGGGACGAACTGTTCGCTCACGGTGCCAAGGTCAGCGACGTCTTCCATGCCGGGACACCGGGTGCTCAATTCGAGCCCGTAGGCGCAACCGGTCGCATCGAGGGGGTCGCCCCAGATCGCGCCGGCTATAGCTCTTTCGTCACGTTTAGCGACCCAGACGGCAATGGCTGGCTATTGCAGGAGGTCACCACCCGATTGCCGGGCCGTATCGATCCGGCCGAGACGGCGTTTACCTCGGTGGACCATTTGGCGACCGCGCTCCGCCGCGCAGCAGCCGCTCACGGTCAACATGAGAAGCGAATTGGGCATGCGGATACGAATTGGCCCGACTGGTACGCCGAATACATGGTGCGTGAGCAGTCTGGCGTCGAGCTGCCCAGGTGA
- a CDS encoding cytochrome P460 family protein has translation MKLITFLSVAAVIVAILVAFTPHVSGHTDEKASPNYEVKIPAGYRDWKLISVAHEAGNLNDIRAILGNDVAIKAYREEKLPFPDGTIIARLAWKYVPSEENNKVFGNEQSFVAGSPTNVQFMIKDSKKYSATGGWGFAQFTNGKPLNEAEPKTCFSCHEPAKARDFIFTHNAP, from the coding sequence ATGAAACTGATCACTTTCTTATCAGTTGCAGCGGTAATCGTGGCCATTCTCGTGGCATTCACACCCCACGTATCTGGGCACACCGACGAAAAGGCCTCTCCGAACTACGAGGTCAAAATTCCTGCTGGATATCGGGATTGGAAATTGATCTCCGTAGCCCACGAGGCAGGCAATCTCAACGATATTCGTGCCATCTTGGGCAACGACGTGGCGATCAAGGCTTATCGGGAAGAAAAGCTTCCATTTCCAGATGGCACAATTATTGCCCGCCTGGCCTGGAAATACGTCCCGTCCGAAGAAAACAACAAAGTGTTTGGTAATGAGCAATCCTTCGTTGCCGGATCTCCCACTAACGTTCAGTTCATGATCAAAGATTCCAAAAAGTACTCCGCAACAGGAGGGTGGGGATTTGCTCAATTCACAAACGGTAAACCTCTAAACGAAGCGGAACCTAAGACCTGTTTTTCTTGCCATGAGCCTGCGAAAGCTCGGGACTTTATCTTCACCCATAACGCACCCTGA
- a CDS encoding recombinase family protein, which produces MSKVGTAQSPSDCSIISVMETCFVVWKLDRLSQSLRDVLTLMERIQEAKAGLPRPHRGDRRNDAG; this is translated from the coding sequence ATGAGCAAAGTTGGAACCGCTCAAAGCCCCAGCGACTGCTCGATCATCTCCGTAATGGAGACATGCTTCGTCGTCTGGAAGCTGGACCGGCTTTCTCAATCCTTAAGAGATGTGCTGACGCTCATGGAGCGAATTCAGGAAGCAAAGGCGGGGCTTCCGCGGCCTCACAGAGGGGATCGACGCAACGACGCCGGC
- a CDS encoding ImmA/IrrE family metallo-endopeptidase, with translation MITKPKTRSQIEEQVEELLEQHNITAAPVAIEVIARAEGLPVVETAMDADVSGALIKSNSLKGIAVNAAQAPVRKRFTVAHELAHHLLNHVDEDHLDWQFTVLRRDGRSSEANDWREIEANFFAASLLMPKRMLRKDLEKKMLYNGELGLDDSDVLMLAKKYNVSQNAMHYRLVNLGFLPMY, from the coding sequence ATGATCACGAAGCCGAAGACGCGAAGTCAGATTGAAGAACAAGTAGAAGAGTTGCTAGAACAACACAACATCACTGCCGCTCCTGTTGCCATTGAGGTAATTGCGCGAGCCGAAGGGCTGCCAGTAGTAGAGACTGCCATGGATGCCGATGTGTCAGGAGCTCTCATCAAGAGTAATAGCCTGAAAGGAATCGCTGTGAATGCGGCGCAGGCACCTGTGCGCAAACGCTTCACCGTGGCTCATGAGCTTGCTCATCATCTTTTGAACCACGTCGATGAGGATCACCTCGATTGGCAGTTCACAGTTTTGCGTCGTGATGGCAGGTCTTCTGAAGCGAATGATTGGAGGGAGATCGAAGCGAACTTCTTTGCTGCAAGTCTGCTTATGCCGAAGCGAATGCTTCGCAAAGATCTAGAAAAGAAAATGCTCTACAACGGGGAACTTGGACTGGACGATAGTGACGTCTTGATGCTCGCCAAAAAATACAACGTGAGCCAGAATGCCATGCACTACAGGCTAGTGAATCTTGGTTTCCTCCCGATGTATTGA